A single window of Mycolicibacterium madagascariense DNA harbors:
- the cysN gene encoding sulfate adenylyltransferase subunit CysN has product MATLLRIATAGSVDDGKSTLIGRLLYDSKAVMEDQLAAVERTSKERGNDYTDLALVTDGLRAEREQGITIDVAYRYFATAKRKFIIADTPGHTQYTRNMVTGTSTAQLAIVLVDARHGLLEQSRRHAFLASLLGIQHLVLAVNKMDLVGWDRERFEKIRDDFHEFAARLDVHDVTSIPLSALNGDNVVTKSDMTPWYDGPALLSHLEEVYIAGDRNLIDVRFPVQYVIRPQTHQHADHRSYAGTVSSGVMRPDDEIVVLPTGKTSRITAIEGPSGPVAEAFPPMAVSISLADDIDISRGDMITRANNRPHVVQDFDATVCWMADETALEPGREYVIKHTTRTTRAKVTALDYRLDVNTLHRDKSATALKLNELGRVTLRTQVPLLLDEYSRNAATGSFILIDPDTNGTVAAGMVRDTTPAAKRTASPHAVKHQNLVSAEDRLSRGCTVWFTGLSGSGKSSVAMLVEQKLLERGRPAYVLDGDNLRHGLNADLGFSMADRAENLRRLAHVATLLADSGQIVLVPAISPLEEHRALARQVHVDQGYDFFEVFCDTPLDDCERRDPKGLYAKARRGEITHFTGIDSPYQRPKNPDLRLTPDQSVDHLAQRVIDMICAR; this is encoded by the coding sequence ATGGCGACGCTGCTACGCATCGCGACCGCAGGGTCGGTCGACGACGGCAAGTCCACGCTCATCGGCCGGCTGCTCTATGACTCCAAGGCCGTCATGGAGGACCAGCTGGCCGCCGTCGAGCGCACCTCCAAGGAACGGGGCAACGACTACACCGACCTGGCCCTAGTGACCGACGGCCTGCGCGCCGAGCGCGAGCAGGGCATCACGATCGACGTCGCCTATCGCTACTTCGCCACGGCCAAGCGGAAATTCATCATCGCCGACACCCCGGGCCACACCCAGTACACCCGCAACATGGTGACGGGCACCTCGACGGCGCAGCTGGCCATCGTCCTCGTCGACGCGCGGCACGGCTTGCTCGAGCAGTCGCGTCGGCACGCGTTCCTGGCCTCGCTGCTCGGCATCCAGCACCTCGTGCTCGCCGTCAACAAGATGGACCTGGTGGGCTGGGATCGCGAGCGGTTCGAGAAGATTCGCGACGACTTCCACGAATTCGCCGCCCGACTCGACGTCCACGACGTGACGAGCATCCCGCTCTCCGCGCTCAACGGCGACAACGTGGTGACCAAGTCGGACATGACTCCCTGGTATGACGGCCCGGCGCTGCTGAGCCATCTGGAGGAGGTGTACATCGCCGGTGACCGCAACCTGATCGACGTGCGGTTCCCCGTGCAGTACGTGATCCGTCCGCAGACCCACCAGCACGCCGACCACCGCAGCTACGCGGGTACCGTCTCCAGCGGCGTGATGCGGCCCGACGACGAAATCGTCGTTCTCCCAACGGGTAAGACCAGTCGCATCACCGCGATCGAGGGGCCGAGCGGGCCCGTCGCCGAAGCCTTCCCGCCCATGGCGGTGTCGATCAGCCTGGCCGACGACATCGACATCTCCCGCGGCGACATGATCACCCGGGCCAACAACCGGCCGCACGTCGTCCAGGACTTCGACGCCACGGTCTGTTGGATGGCCGACGAGACGGCCCTGGAACCGGGCCGCGAGTACGTCATCAAGCACACCACCAGGACCACCAGGGCCAAGGTGACGGCGCTGGACTACCGGCTCGACGTCAACACCCTGCATCGGGACAAGAGCGCAACGGCTTTGAAGCTCAACGAACTTGGCCGGGTGACGCTGCGTACGCAGGTGCCGCTGCTGCTCGACGAGTACTCGCGCAACGCCGCCACGGGCTCGTTCATCCTGATCGATCCCGACACCAACGGCACCGTCGCGGCGGGCATGGTCCGCGATACCACCCCGGCGGCGAAGCGGACGGCGAGCCCGCACGCCGTCAAGCACCAGAACCTGGTGAGTGCCGAGGACCGGCTTTCGCGTGGATGCACGGTGTGGTTCACCGGTCTGTCGGGGTCCGGCAAGTCGTCGGTGGCGATGCTCGTCGAGCAGAAGCTGCTCGAACGAGGCCGTCCCGCTTACGTTCTCGACGGTGACAACCTGCGCCACGGGCTCAATGCCGACCTCGGTTTCTCGATGGCCGATCGCGCCGAGAACCTGCGCAGGCTGGCTCACGTGGCGACGCTGCTCGCCGATTCCGGGCAGATCGTGCTGGTACCCGCCATCAGCCCGCTCGAGGAGCATCGCGCCCTGGCCCGACAGGTGCACGTGGATCAGGGATACGACTTCTTCGAGGTCTTCTGCGACACCCCGCTCGACGACTGCGAACGCCGAGATCCCAAGGGCCTCTACGCCAAGGCGCGGCGCGGTGAGATCACCCACTTCACCGGCATCGACAGCCCGTATCAGCGGCCCAAGAACCCCGACCTGCGGCTCACCCCGGACCAGTCGGTCGACCACCTGGCCCAACGGGTCATCGACATGATCTGCGCTCGATGA
- a CDS encoding pyridoxamine 5'-phosphate oxidase family protein, whose protein sequence is MTQPSTRITRLSEKQDPSRAALDALLDATPLATVALVRDGHPVVFPTGFARVDDDVVIHGSTGSPWLRALAAGVPAAVSVTALDGVVVARSAFESSFRYRSAALFGVFERVADDDKVGLLDALTDRFIPGRVAELRDSSRKELAATLALKLPIAQDNWSVKVSAGWPEDPEEDVATDTWAGVVPMSVTYGAALPAPDLRPGIAPPQSVRALQSSSGVRR, encoded by the coding sequence ATGACGCAGCCCTCGACCCGGATCACCCGGCTCAGCGAGAAGCAGGACCCGTCGCGCGCCGCCCTCGACGCCCTTCTCGACGCCACGCCGCTGGCCACCGTCGCCCTGGTGCGCGACGGCCATCCGGTCGTGTTCCCCACCGGTTTCGCCAGGGTGGACGACGACGTAGTGATCCACGGCTCGACCGGTTCGCCCTGGCTGCGGGCGCTGGCGGCAGGTGTTCCCGCCGCGGTGTCGGTGACGGCACTGGACGGAGTGGTGGTGGCGCGCAGCGCGTTCGAGTCGTCCTTCCGCTATCGCAGCGCGGCGCTCTTCGGCGTCTTCGAGCGGGTCGCCGACGACGACAAGGTCGGTCTGCTCGACGCGCTGACCGACAGGTTCATCCCCGGTCGCGTCGCCGAGTTGCGGGACAGCAGTCGCAAGGAGCTGGCTGCCACCTTGGCCCTGAAACTGCCCATCGCACAGGACAATTGGTCGGTCAAGGTCAGCGCGGGCTGGCCCGAGGATCCCGAGGAGGACGTCGCGACGGACACCTGGGCGGGCGTCGTACCGATGTCGGTGACCTACGGCGCTGCGCTGCCGGCCCCCGATCTGAGACCCGGCATCGCACCGCCGCAGTCGGTGCGCGCACTTCAGTCGAGCAGCGGGGTGCGACGGTAG
- a CDS encoding 3'(2'),5'-bisphosphate nucleotidase CysQ, protein MTDHELAARLATEAGELLLGVRRELADATVAERKDAGDQRAHAFLMQALAAERPGDAVLSEEATAEERANSKRLSAQRVWIVDPLDGTREFGELDRDDWAVHVALWQSGDLVAGAVALPAQGSTLATPDVASPPPAPVQPRIVVSRTRPPAVALAVRDALGGVLVEMGSAGAKVASVVQGVADVYVHAGGQYEWDSAAPVAVARAAGLHTSRIDGSPLRYNQADVFVPDLVVCRPELADAVLAVTTAH, encoded by the coding sequence ATGACCGATCACGAACTCGCCGCCCGCCTCGCCACCGAGGCCGGCGAGCTGCTGCTCGGCGTGCGCCGCGAGCTTGCCGACGCCACCGTCGCCGAACGCAAGGACGCCGGAGACCAGCGCGCCCACGCGTTTCTGATGCAGGCACTCGCCGCCGAGCGACCCGGCGACGCGGTGCTGTCGGAGGAGGCCACCGCAGAGGAGCGCGCCAACTCGAAACGCCTGAGCGCGCAACGCGTGTGGATCGTCGACCCGCTCGACGGCACGCGGGAGTTCGGCGAGCTGGATCGCGACGACTGGGCCGTCCACGTTGCGCTGTGGCAGTCCGGTGACCTGGTGGCGGGGGCGGTCGCGCTGCCGGCGCAGGGCTCGACGCTGGCGACCCCCGACGTCGCCTCGCCGCCACCGGCACCCGTCCAACCACGAATCGTGGTGTCGCGCACCAGGCCTCCCGCGGTGGCCCTGGCGGTCCGCGACGCGCTCGGCGGCGTCCTCGTCGAGATGGGTTCGGCGGGCGCCAAGGTGGCCTCGGTGGTGCAGGGCGTCGCCGACGTCTACGTGCACGCCGGCGGCCAGTACGAGTGGGACTCGGCCGCCCCGGTCGCCGTGGCCCGTGCCGCAGGCCTGCACACCTCGCGCATCGACGGCTCCCCGCTGCGCTACAACCAGGCCGACGTCTTCGTGCCCGACCTCGTCGTCTGCCGGCCGGAACTGGCCGATGCCGTGTTGGCGGTGACGACGGCCCACTAG
- a CDS encoding phytanoyl-CoA dioxygenase family protein, with the protein MGVPVVMLAEAPEKVVGPEEADTHRDLVAHGRRAIARRGGLLRRAVLQSPLVSPLDDRRYERRRARHAALVPDVAAEEQSVLDELGTAGVAVRPAELPPDVVASADRLVDALRASDAGGPCVKATSRQLAADPTLFAWGLSDRQLDLAECHIGLPARYLGLEVKRERVASAAGHGHDVVRRWHLDHEDRRILKVIVYLSDVPTGGGPFGYIHRSNSDAILASGHGRDPEGMSDAAMRTVVPADEWNQVTGRRLTAIHVDTGRTFHRVFPPTDVERYSVTFAYSSRTPFMVYPHLMPPRDAIPPLRERFSSRQWDALCVGHGRR; encoded by the coding sequence ATGGGGGTCCCCGTGGTCATGCTCGCTGAAGCGCCCGAGAAGGTCGTCGGGCCCGAAGAAGCCGACACCCACCGGGACCTGGTGGCACATGGACGCCGCGCCATCGCGCGACGCGGGGGTCTGCTCCGACGGGCGGTGCTGCAATCCCCGCTCGTCAGCCCCCTCGACGATCGCCGCTACGAGCGCCGCAGAGCCCGTCACGCAGCACTGGTGCCCGACGTCGCGGCGGAAGAACAGTCCGTGCTCGACGAGTTGGGGACCGCCGGTGTCGCGGTGCGCCCCGCCGAGCTACCCCCCGACGTCGTCGCGTCCGCGGACCGTCTCGTCGACGCGCTTCGCGCCAGTGACGCCGGCGGCCCATGCGTGAAGGCGACCTCGCGGCAGCTGGCGGCGGATCCGACGCTGTTCGCGTGGGGTCTGTCCGACCGTCAGCTCGATCTGGCCGAGTGCCACATCGGTTTGCCCGCACGGTATCTCGGACTCGAGGTCAAACGGGAGCGGGTCGCATCGGCGGCCGGCCACGGCCACGACGTCGTGCGCCGCTGGCACCTCGACCACGAGGATCGGCGCATCCTCAAGGTCATCGTCTACCTCAGCGACGTCCCGACGGGCGGTGGCCCTTTCGGCTACATCCACCGGTCGAACAGCGACGCGATCCTCGCATCCGGGCACGGTCGCGATCCCGAGGGCATGTCCGATGCCGCGATGCGTACCGTGGTGCCCGCCGACGAGTGGAACCAGGTCACGGGACGGCGCCTGACCGCCATCCATGTCGACACCGGCCGCACGTTCCATCGTGTCTTCCCGCCGACGGACGTCGAGCGGTACTCGGTGACCTTCGCGTACAGCAGTCGCACGCCGTTCATGGTGTACCCGCATCTGATGCCGCCCCGGGATGCCATTCCCCCTCTGCGCGAACGGTTTTCGTCACGGCAGTGGGACGCTCTCTGCGTCGGGCACGGCCGGCGCTAG
- a CDS encoding nitronate monooxygenase, with the protein MSFDMRSLDTPVIVAPMAGGPTTPELAAAGSNAGGLGFLAGGYLTAEVFAERITAARALTTGPLGANVFVVRSSVARPDAVHRYAQALADESERYGVGLGEPRFDDDQWKAKLDVVLDLKPEVVSFTFGLPDADDCARLNGAGIATVATVTTLAEAEAAVAVGVAAVAVQGPAAGGHRGTLDPAAQPPTQPLGQLLRATTIALDVPVIAAGGLMTAADVSDVLVSGAVAAQLGTAFLLADEAGSTPVHRAALTSPEFTETVVTRCFSGRYARGLRNRFVDEHDGQAPLGYPELHYLTSPLRAASVRAGDPQGVNVWAGTGFRQAQTGSVAQIMAALV; encoded by the coding sequence GTGAGTTTCGACATGCGTTCGCTCGACACGCCGGTCATCGTCGCTCCGATGGCGGGCGGCCCGACGACGCCCGAGCTCGCCGCGGCGGGGTCCAATGCGGGCGGGCTCGGTTTCCTGGCCGGTGGCTATCTGACGGCCGAGGTGTTCGCCGAACGGATCACCGCAGCACGCGCGCTCACGACGGGTCCCCTCGGTGCGAACGTCTTCGTCGTGCGCTCGAGCGTGGCCCGGCCCGACGCCGTCCACCGCTACGCCCAGGCGCTGGCCGACGAGTCCGAGCGCTACGGCGTCGGTCTTGGCGAGCCACGCTTCGACGACGACCAGTGGAAGGCGAAGCTCGACGTCGTGCTCGACCTGAAGCCCGAGGTCGTGTCCTTCACGTTCGGGCTCCCCGACGCCGACGATTGCGCGCGCCTCAACGGTGCCGGCATCGCCACCGTGGCTACCGTGACGACGTTGGCCGAGGCCGAGGCGGCCGTCGCAGTGGGCGTTGCTGCCGTCGCCGTTCAGGGACCGGCCGCGGGCGGTCACCGCGGCACGCTCGATCCCGCCGCCCAACCGCCGACCCAGCCGCTGGGCCAGTTGCTGCGGGCGACCACCATTGCCCTGGACGTGCCCGTGATCGCCGCGGGCGGGCTGATGACGGCGGCCGACGTCTCCGACGTACTGGTCTCCGGTGCCGTCGCCGCTCAGCTCGGAACCGCGTTCCTGCTTGCCGACGAGGCGGGTAGCACGCCGGTGCACCGCGCGGCGCTGACCAGTCCGGAATTCACCGAAACCGTTGTGACACGGTGCTTCTCGGGCCGCTACGCCCGCGGCCTGCGCAACCGCTTCGTCGACGAGCACGATGGTCAGGCCCCGCTGGGCTATCCCGAGCTGCACTACCTGACCAGTCCGCTGCGCGCGGCCTCGGTGCGGGCGGGCGATCCGCAGGGCGTGAACGTCTGGGCGGGCACGGGTTTCCGCCAGGCGCAGACCGGTTCGGTCGCGCAGATCATGGCGGCGCTCGTCTGA
- a CDS encoding nitrilase-related carbon-nitrogen hydrolase, which produces MTRVTCCQIPLAIGDTAGNQTTSRAAIEDAARDGAQIVVLPELASSGYVFADRAELESLAETRDGPAITAWANLAEAFDLTIVAGFPEAAGDAVYNSAVVVDPTGVRGVYRKAHLWDTEHNVFDRADDLPLLVDTAHGRIGVMVCYDLEFPEWVRAVALAGADLLCAPVNWPLLPRPDGERPTEMVRVLAGAGMNRMPIAVCDRAGVERGVDWVGGSVITDADGYPVVLAEYGTPDRITADLDLALSRVKRFNDNNDVHGDRRTDLYRRTPLLD; this is translated from the coding sequence ATGACCCGTGTCACCTGCTGTCAGATCCCGTTGGCGATCGGCGATACCGCGGGCAACCAGACCACGTCGCGAGCGGCCATCGAGGACGCGGCCCGCGACGGCGCGCAGATCGTCGTACTGCCGGAACTGGCGTCCTCGGGATACGTGTTCGCCGATCGCGCCGAGCTCGAATCGCTGGCCGAGACGCGCGACGGGCCCGCGATCACCGCGTGGGCCAACCTCGCCGAGGCGTTCGACCTGACCATCGTCGCCGGATTCCCCGAGGCCGCCGGTGACGCGGTCTACAACAGCGCCGTCGTGGTCGACCCGACCGGCGTACGCGGCGTCTACCGCAAGGCGCACCTGTGGGACACCGAGCACAACGTCTTCGACCGGGCCGACGACCTGCCGCTGCTCGTCGACACCGCGCACGGCCGGATCGGCGTGATGGTCTGCTACGACCTCGAATTCCCCGAGTGGGTGCGGGCGGTCGCGCTCGCGGGCGCGGATCTGCTGTGCGCGCCGGTGAATTGGCCGCTGCTCCCCCGTCCGGACGGCGAACGTCCGACCGAGATGGTGCGCGTGCTGGCCGGCGCGGGCATGAACCGGATGCCGATCGCGGTGTGCGACCGCGCCGGGGTCGAGCGTGGCGTCGACTGGGTCGGGGGCAGCGTCATCACCGATGCCGACGGCTACCCGGTGGTGCTGGCCGAGTACGGCACCCCGGACCGCATCACCGCCGACCTCGATCTCGCACTGTCACGCGTCAAGCGGTTCAACGACAACAACGACGTGCACGGCGACCGGCGGACCGATCTCTACCGTCGCACCCCGCTGCTCGACTGA
- a CDS encoding isochorismatase family protein, giving the protein MANPTLRALADLPLEPAGLSTSTLVMIDCQNTYTYGVMELEGVQAALDEAAALLDRARSAGIPIIHVQHSDGPGSLYDVEGDSGAIVARVAPRDGEPVVVKQYPNAFVDTDFDHKLKAVGASNLVIAGFMTHMCVNSTARAAFNAGYAPTVVAAATATRSLPGVDGAPVPAATMQSASLAALADMFAVVVPGAQAIPD; this is encoded by the coding sequence ATGGCCAACCCCACGCTGCGCGCGCTCGCCGACCTTCCGCTCGAGCCCGCGGGTCTCTCGACCTCCACGCTCGTCATGATCGACTGCCAGAACACCTACACCTACGGCGTGATGGAGCTCGAGGGCGTGCAGGCGGCGCTCGACGAGGCCGCGGCACTGCTCGACCGGGCGCGTTCGGCGGGCATCCCGATCATCCACGTGCAGCACTCCGACGGGCCGGGCTCGCTCTACGACGTCGAGGGGGACAGCGGTGCCATCGTCGCGCGCGTCGCGCCGCGCGACGGCGAGCCTGTGGTGGTCAAGCAGTATCCAAATGCGTTCGTGGACACCGATTTCGACCATAAGTTGAAGGCCGTCGGCGCCTCGAATCTGGTGATCGCCGGCTTCATGACCCACATGTGCGTGAACTCGACCGCACGCGCCGCGTTCAACGCCGGTTACGCGCCGACGGTCGTGGCCGCCGCCACGGCGACCCGCTCGCTACCCGGGGTGGACGGCGCCCCCGTGCCCGCAGCCACGATGCAATCGGCGAGCCTCGCGGCGCTGGCCGACATGTTCGCGGTCGTCGTGCCTGGCGCACAGGCCATCCCGGACTGA
- a CDS encoding DNA adenine methylase, translated as MSSSEIVTKAQTFPRLRYMGSKYRLLPHLERVFAEIGGETAVDAFSGSGVVSYLLKVQGFEVTSNDFLNFPAVIAAATVQNSSVRLDADLIEAICGPPADDRDFIQTKFDGLYFTPEDRQFLDSAWSHIDTLKGHRRDLAISALVLSAARKQPRGVFTFTDGTKYADGRRDLQLTLREHFRERAADYNATVFSNGKRSRARRGEIFDIPEITPDLVYLDPPYAPPSDDNDYIKRYHFLEGLSVYWRGVNIMENTKTKKLEKRFTPFAYKRTIEDALLRSFEHFEDAGAIVLSYSSNAIPDATRILDLLGKVKASVQVVAIDHRYSFGTHVAAARRDVSEYLFIGRD; from the coding sequence ATGTCCTCATCTGAGATCGTCACCAAAGCCCAAACGTTTCCCCGACTGCGCTACATGGGGTCGAAGTACCGCCTGTTGCCGCACCTAGAACGCGTCTTCGCCGAGATCGGGGGCGAAACCGCCGTCGATGCGTTCTCCGGTTCTGGGGTCGTGTCCTACCTGCTCAAAGTGCAGGGATTCGAAGTGACGTCGAACGACTTTCTGAACTTCCCCGCCGTCATCGCGGCGGCGACGGTTCAGAACTCAAGCGTGCGCCTCGACGCCGATCTGATCGAAGCAATCTGCGGCCCGCCCGCCGACGATCGCGACTTCATTCAGACCAAGTTCGACGGTCTGTACTTCACACCCGAAGACCGTCAGTTTCTCGACTCGGCGTGGTCGCACATCGACACGCTGAAAGGGCATCGGCGCGACCTCGCGATTTCCGCCCTGGTGTTGTCGGCCGCGCGCAAGCAACCGCGCGGGGTGTTCACATTCACCGATGGCACCAAGTACGCCGATGGCCGCCGAGACCTCCAACTGACGTTGCGCGAACACTTCCGCGAGCGCGCAGCCGACTACAACGCAACGGTGTTCAGCAACGGTAAGCGCAGCCGCGCGCGACGGGGCGAGATATTCGACATCCCCGAAATCACACCAGATCTCGTCTATCTCGATCCACCATATGCGCCGCCGAGTGACGACAACGACTACATCAAGCGCTACCACTTCCTCGAAGGATTGAGCGTTTACTGGCGCGGCGTCAACATCATGGAGAACACCAAGACCAAGAAACTCGAAAAGCGATTCACGCCGTTCGCGTACAAACGCACTATCGAAGACGCGCTGCTGCGATCGTTCGAGCATTTCGAGGACGCGGGAGCAATCGTGCTGTCGTACTCATCAAACGCGATCCCCGACGCAACGCGAATCCTCGATCTGCTCGGAAAGGTCAAGGCTTCGGTTCAGGTGGTAGCGATTGACCACAGGTACAGCTTCGGGACGCACGTCGCAGCGGCACGCCGCGACGTGAGCGAGTATCTGTTCATCGGGCGGGATTAG
- the argS gene encoding arginine--tRNA ligase → MTPADLAELLRTTAAAVLAEHGLDTAALPETVAVERPRNPEHGDYATNLALQLAKKVGVNPRELAGWLATALSGTEGIAAADVAGPGFVNLRIEASAQGVVVVDVIDAGSRYGDSTELKQQKVNLEFVSANPTGPIHIGGTRWAAVGDALGRLLSTQGADVVREYYFNDHGTQIDRFANSLIASAKGEPTPEDGYAGAYIAEIAQRVLAAAPDVLSQSEEQQRETFRAVGVDLMFAHIKQSLHDFGTDFDIYTHEDSMHTSGRVDQAIAKLRETGNIYEKDGATWLRTTEFGDDKDRVVIKSDGNPAYIAGDLAYYLDKRQRGFDLCIYMLGADHHGYIARLKAAAAALGDDPDTVEVLIGQMVNLVRDGQPMRMSKRAGTVITLDDLVDAIGVDAARYVLIRSSVDTPIDIDLALWSSASSENPVYYVQYAHARLSALARSAAELGIVASTDHLELLTHDREGTLVRTLGEFPRVLKTAASLREPHRVCRYLEDLAGDYHRFYDSCRVLPQGDEEPMDLHAARLALCQAARQVIANGLQILGVSAPERM, encoded by the coding sequence GTGACCCCCGCCGATCTGGCCGAGCTGCTCAGGACCACCGCCGCCGCGGTACTGGCCGAGCACGGGCTCGACACCGCCGCGCTGCCGGAGACGGTGGCCGTGGAGCGGCCGCGCAACCCCGAGCACGGCGATTACGCCACCAACCTGGCACTTCAGCTGGCCAAGAAGGTCGGTGTCAACCCGCGTGAGCTGGCCGGCTGGCTGGCCACCGCGCTGTCGGGGACCGAGGGCATCGCCGCCGCCGACGTCGCCGGTCCCGGCTTCGTCAACCTGCGCATCGAGGCGTCCGCGCAGGGCGTGGTCGTCGTCGACGTCATCGACGCGGGTTCGCGGTACGGCGATTCGACCGAGCTGAAGCAGCAGAAGGTCAACCTTGAGTTCGTCAGCGCCAACCCGACGGGCCCGATCCACATCGGCGGGACGCGGTGGGCCGCCGTCGGCGACGCCCTCGGGCGCCTGCTCTCGACGCAGGGCGCGGACGTCGTCCGGGAGTACTACTTCAACGACCACGGCACCCAGATCGACCGCTTCGCGAACTCGCTGATCGCCTCGGCGAAGGGTGAGCCGACGCCCGAGGACGGCTACGCGGGCGCCTACATCGCCGAGATCGCCCAGCGGGTGCTGGCCGCCGCCCCCGACGTGCTGAGCCAGTCCGAGGAGCAGCAGCGCGAGACGTTCCGCGCGGTCGGGGTGGACCTGATGTTCGCGCACATCAAGCAATCCCTGCACGACTTCGGCACCGACTTCGACATCTACACCCACGAAGACTCGATGCACACCTCCGGCCGCGTCGACCAAGCCATCGCCAAGCTGCGCGAGACCGGCAACATCTACGAAAAGGACGGCGCAACGTGGTTGCGCACCACCGAGTTTGGCGACGACAAGGATCGCGTCGTCATCAAGAGTGACGGCAACCCGGCCTACATCGCCGGTGATCTGGCGTACTACCTCGACAAGCGGCAGCGCGGTTTCGATCTGTGCATCTACATGCTCGGCGCCGACCATCACGGCTACATCGCCCGGCTCAAGGCCGCGGCCGCCGCCCTCGGCGACGATCCCGACACCGTCGAGGTGCTGATCGGTCAGATGGTCAACCTGGTGCGCGACGGTCAGCCGATGCGGATGAGCAAGCGGGCGGGCACCGTGATCACCCTCGACGACCTGGTCGACGCGATCGGCGTCGACGCGGCGCGCTACGTCCTGATCCGCAGCTCGGTGGACACCCCCATCGACATCGACCTCGCCCTGTGGTCGAGCGCATCGAGTGAAAACCCGGTCTACTACGTGCAATACGCGCACGCGCGGTTGTCGGCGCTGGCCCGCAGCGCCGCCGAGCTGGGCATCGTCGCGAGCACCGACCACCTCGAACTGCTCACCCACGATCGCGAGGGCACGCTGGTGCGCACCCTCGGCGAGTTCCCCAGGGTCCTCAAGACGGCGGCGTCGCTGCGGGAGCCGCACCGGGTGTGCCGCTACCTCGAAGACCTCGCCGGGGACTACCACCGGTTCTACGACTCCTGCCGGGTGCTCCCGCAGGGTGACGAGGAGCCGATGGACCTGCACGCCGCGCGTCTGGCGCTGTGCCAGGCCGCCCGTCAGGTCATCGCGAACGGCCTGCAGATCCTGGGCGTCAGCGCACCGGAGCGGATGTGA
- a CDS encoding Rrf2 family transcriptional regulator: protein MRMSAKAEYAVRAMVQLATVAEGELVKTDDLAKAQGIPPQFLVDILSDLRTDRLVRSHRGRDGGYALARTAAEISIADVLRCIDGPLASVRDIGLGDLPYSGPTAALTDVWRALRASMRSVLEETTLDDVARGELPGHVATLAHDYVGQEEERGHG from the coding sequence ATGCGGATGTCGGCCAAGGCGGAGTATGCCGTCCGGGCCATGGTGCAGCTGGCCACGGTCGCCGAGGGCGAGCTGGTCAAGACCGACGATCTGGCGAAGGCGCAGGGCATCCCGCCGCAGTTCCTCGTCGACATCCTGTCCGATCTGCGGACCGACCGGCTGGTTCGCAGTCACCGGGGTCGCGACGGCGGATACGCGCTGGCCCGGACGGCCGCGGAGATCAGCATCGCCGACGTGCTGCGCTGCATCGACGGTCCGCTGGCCAGCGTGCGCGACATCGGCCTCGGCGACCTGCCCTACTCGGGCCCGACGGCGGCGCTGACCGACGTCTGGCGGGCGCTGCGCGCCAGCATGCGATCCGTGCTGGAGGAGACCACCCTCGACGACGTGGCACGCGGCGAGTTACCGGGTCACGTCGCCACGCTGGCGCACGACTACGTCGGGCAGGAAGAGGAACGCGGCCACGGCTAG